A DNA window from Centroberyx gerrardi isolate f3 chromosome 3, fCenGer3.hap1.cur.20231027, whole genome shotgun sequence contains the following coding sequences:
- the dpcd gene encoding protein DPCD, with translation MAVQCWADLLKSSRKTALIHDGKRKIHYLFTDGKQMAEEYDLKTDELIVRKWLCKSALGAQGQWEVEVGEPLTAAAAASVDSEVIKENCSNPVFMRKDTKTSFQWRIRNLPYPKEVFSVSVEPSERCCIIKTSNKKYYKKFSIPDLDRSQLLLDCSALSFTHANNTLIVSYKKPKEILTLEQELLRELKKLKGTSEGDVDCKTQ, from the exons ATGGCTGTACAATGCTGGGCTGATCTCCTAAAATCATCAAGGAAAACTGCTTTGATACACGACG GGAAAAGGAAGATCCACTACCTCTTTACAGATGGAAAACAAATGGCAGAGGAGTATGACTTGAAAACAGATGAGCTCATAG TACGAAAGTGGCTTTGCAAAAGCGCACTTGGAGCTCAGGGCCAATGGGAGGTAGAGGTTGGAGAGCCGCTCAcagccgctgctgctgcttctgtggATTCGGAGGTGATCAAGGAGAACTGTTCCAAT CCTGTATTCATGCGGAAAGACACAAAGACCAGTTTTCAGTGGAGAATCCGCAACCTTCCCTACCCCAAAGAGgtcttcagtgtttcagtggagcCTTCTGAGAGATGCTGCATCATAAAAACCTCAAACAAAAA GTATTATAAGAAGTTCAGTATTCCTGACCTAGACCGAAGCCAGCTGCTGTTGGACTGTTCGGCCCTCAGCTTCACTCATGCCAACAACACTTTAATCGTCAGT TACAAGAAACCCAAGGAGATCTTAACCCTTGAGCAGGAGCTACTGAGGGAGCTGAAGAAGCTGAAGGGGACCAGTGAAGGGGACGTCGACTGCAAAACCCAGTGA